The Desmonostoc muscorum LEGE 12446 genome includes a region encoding these proteins:
- the dndC gene encoding DNA phosphorothioation system sulfurtransferase DndC has protein sequence MTTAQQAENKGQQTRTVAELVDYIQALNTEIQELYCLDEIPWVLGVSWGKDSSTVLQLVWNAIAALPPEKRSKTIHVITTDTQVENPVVSTWVRKSLQNLKVAAKKYGMPIEPHLLQPVIEDTFWVNLIGKGYPAPRNQFRWCTPRLKINPANQFIREIVRANGETILVLGTRKAESSKRAATMKKHQADRVRDHLSPNASLPNSLIYTPIEDWSNNDVWIYLNQYENPWGQNNKELFTMYRGATADNECPLVVDTSTPSCGDSRFGCWVCTLVNKDKSMEAMIQNDEEKEWMQPLLDIRNELDIQDDRDKRDFRRIWGDVQLFERNKNGEISVEPIPGPYTKYWREHWLRRLLEAQTKIRHTAPENMRDITLITVEEMSEIRRIWLEEKHEFDDSLPRIYQEVTGEEFQDPRPGADYSLLGRDEWIVLEEICEGDAMQLELMAKLLDTERQYRKKTRRVGIYEALEKCFNTSSRSPEEAIKNARLKRELSEAVSQGDVAKVKQMTLGDVAAMNEVNEAKSDEQLTWGSMKFKKKDSEE, from the coding sequence ATGACTACAGCACAACAAGCAGAAAATAAAGGTCAGCAAACACGTACTGTAGCAGAGTTAGTGGACTACATCCAAGCTCTCAACACTGAAATTCAAGAACTGTATTGTTTAGATGAGATACCTTGGGTTTTAGGCGTGTCTTGGGGAAAAGATTCTAGTACAGTATTGCAGCTTGTATGGAATGCGATCGCTGCTCTTCCTCCAGAAAAAAGAAGTAAGACTATTCATGTTATTACAACAGATACTCAGGTAGAAAATCCTGTAGTGTCTACTTGGGTTCGCAAATCCTTACAGAATCTTAAGGTAGCTGCTAAAAAATATGGGATGCCAATTGAACCACATTTACTACAACCAGTAATTGAAGACACATTTTGGGTAAATCTTATTGGTAAGGGATATCCAGCACCCCGTAACCAGTTTCGCTGGTGTACACCACGCTTAAAAATTAATCCTGCCAATCAATTCATTCGTGAAATAGTTAGAGCTAACGGTGAAACAATTCTTGTATTGGGGACTCGCAAGGCGGAGAGTTCCAAACGGGCTGCAACAATGAAAAAGCATCAGGCTGATAGAGTACGAGATCATCTGAGTCCTAATGCCAGTTTACCCAACTCCTTAATCTATACCCCCATTGAAGATTGGAGTAATAACGATGTCTGGATATACCTTAATCAGTATGAGAATCCTTGGGGACAAAACAATAAAGAATTATTCACTATGTACCGAGGTGCTACAGCAGATAATGAATGCCCACTAGTTGTTGATACTTCTACTCCTAGCTGTGGTGATTCCCGATTTGGCTGCTGGGTTTGTACACTAGTGAATAAGGATAAATCAATGGAGGCGATGATCCAAAATGATGAAGAAAAAGAATGGATGCAGCCTCTATTAGATATTAGGAATGAACTAGATATTCAAGATGATCGAGACAAGAGAGACTTTAGAAGAATTTGGGGAGATGTCCAACTATTTGAACGCAATAAAAACGGGGAAATTTCTGTAGAACCAATTCCTGGCCCTTATACTAAATATTGGCGGGAGCATTGGCTCAGACGATTATTAGAAGCGCAAACAAAAATCCGTCATACAGCGCCAGAAAATATGCGCGATATCACCTTAATAACTGTAGAAGAAATGAGCGAAATTCGGCGCATTTGGCTAGAAGAAAAACACGAATTTGATGATAGCTTACCTCGTATTTATCAAGAAGTAACTGGCGAAGAATTTCAAGATCCCCGTCCTGGTGCTGACTATAGCCTACTAGGTCGTGATGAATGGATAGTATTAGAAGAAATCTGTGAAGGTGACGCGATGCAATTGGAACTCATGGCGAAATTGTTAGATACAGAACGCCAGTATCGCAAAAAGACTCGTCGCGTGGGAATATATGAAGCTCTAGAAAAATGTTTTAATACAAGTTCTCGTTCCCCAGAAGAAGCGATTAAGAATGCTCGTTTGAAACGCGAATTAAGCGAAGCAGTTAGTCAAGGTGATGTTGCAAAGGTCAAGCAGATGACTTTGGGTGATGTTGCCGCAATGAATGAGGTAAATGAAGCGAAAAGTGATGAACAGTTAACTTGGGGAAGTATGAAATTTAAAAAGAAAGATTCAGAAGAATAG
- the tnpA gene encoding IS200/IS605 family transposase, producing the protein MRASFTQLYLHYVWATWDRLPLITLDIQKLVYAAIVQECEQLKCTVIAIGGVEDHVHLLTGFPSTISVSELVKQIKGSSSHFITHEIKPGEFFKWQGSYGAFTVSYDAIDNIANYIRNQAIHHSQKSIIPIWELTPK; encoded by the coding sequence ATGAGAGCAAGTTTTACGCAATTGTATTTACATTATGTTTGGGCGACGTGGGATAGATTGCCCCTAATTACGCTTGATATTCAGAAGTTAGTTTATGCAGCGATCGTTCAGGAATGTGAACAATTAAAATGTACCGTAATTGCAATTGGTGGTGTTGAAGATCATGTCCATCTGCTAACAGGTTTTCCGTCAACCATCAGTGTCTCTGAATTGGTTAAACAAATTAAGGGAAGTTCTTCCCATTTCATCACTCACGAAATCAAGCCAGGTGAGTTTTTTAAATGGCAAGGTAGCTATGGAGCTTTTACAGTTAGTTATGATGCCATTGATAATATAGCCAATTACATCAGAAACCAAGCTATCCACCATAGCCAAAAATCAATCATTCCTATCTGGGAACTAACTCCCAAGTAA